From the Synechococcus sp. KORDI-49 genome, the window GCTGCTCCAGCCAGGCGAAGCGTGCATCTCCCACCAACGAGCGCATCCAGGCCAGCGCTGTCGTTCGGTCCCAACCGCCGTTCGCGTCCAACCGCAGACGCGCCGTCGACGGAAGGCGTTCCATCAACTGCTCAAGCCAGCGGCGCTCCAGCCCGTCTGCCTCTGCCGCGACCTTCCATTTCAGCGTCAGCGCCCGACGGCGTCCGCGCTGCTCCAGCAGACGATCCAGATGCGGCAGCATCAGGCCTCCGGCCGGCAGCAGCTCCGCCCCTTGTGGTGCCATCAGCCAGCCGCGCCTGGCGCGATCTCCAACCAGCCCATCCAGTTCCGCCAGCGCACCACCGAGGCCGAAACCGATGGCGCCGCTGAGTCGTGGCAACAGCGGCTCGAGCGTCTCCCGCGTCAGAGGGCTGGGCAGCGTCTCGAGCTCACGCCGGCAGCGGGGCAGCAGTGCCTGATCGAGCGGGGAGACCTCCCCCCAGCCGATTCGGCCACCCCTGCTCTCGAGCCGCAGCAGCCAGCCGGAACGATCCCGCAGCACCCCTGCAGCCGTGCGCAGCGGCTGAATCAGCGCAAACCGGAACGGTCGGATCTGCAGCTGAAGGTCCATGGCTTCATCAATAGAGCCTGACCGCCGAGAGGGCCAGTCCCACACTCAGACCAAGACCGTTGAGGGCCTGAAAGCGCAATGCCAGGAACTTGCTGCCGACGATCCGCTCAGGCTGGTCATGGTGCTGATGCAGCAGACGGATCAACGCCGTGGCTGCCGGCAGACCGATGCCGGCCAGCAGAACGGTCGGAGGCCACTGCCCCCGCAGGACGGGGATCCATTCCAAGGCCAGGGTGAGGGCCACGAACCATGGGACCAGAGCCGCTGCCCTGGCGCTGCCGAGACGCACCACCGGCGATCGCTTGCCGTGGGCTGCATCCTCCTCCACCTGGTGGAAATGGGAGCAGAAGAGAACGAGCGTGGTCGCCAGCGCCGGCCCCGCGCTGAGGGTCAGCGCGATGCGCCAGGGAATCGCGGCGGTTCCCTCGGGAGCCAGCACCAGCAGGGCAGCCGACGTGGCGAGGGGGCCGAAGGCCAGCCAGCAGAGGGGCTCCCCCAGACCCCGATACCCCAGGCGGAGCGGTGGCCCCTGATAGGCGTATCCGATGCCGCAGCACAGCAGCACCAGCGGCAGAACGGCAGGACTGCTGCGCAGAGCCAGCCAGCCCATCAACAGCAGGCCGAGCAGCAGTGCCGTGCTGGAGAGCAGGGCCACCCAGTCGCGACGACCTGTGAGATTGATCACCGAGTGGGGCTTCCCCCGCTCATCGATGCCGGTGTCGGCATCAAAGAGATCGTTGCTGAGGTTCTCCCAGAGCAGCAGCAGGATCGCCGCCAGCAGGAAACCAAGCAGCTGATCCCAGCGCAGGCCAAGACCGGCCCCGAGCCGCCAGCCGGCGGCCAGCAGCACCGGCATGACAG encodes:
- the menA gene encoding 2-carboxy-1,4-naphthoquinone phytyltransferase, which produces MPEPQDVASRYDKRRRLWMAAIKWPMYSVAVMPVLLAAGWRLGAGLGLRWDQLLGFLLAAILLLLWENLSNDLFDADTGIDERGKPHSVINLTGRRDWVALLSSTALLLGLLLMGWLALRSSPAVLPLVLLCCGIGYAYQGPPLRLGYRGLGEPLCWLAFGPLATSAALLVLAPEGTAAIPWRIALTLSAGPALATTLVLFCSHFHQVEEDAAHGKRSPVVRLGSARAAALVPWFVALTLALEWIPVLRGQWPPTVLLAGIGLPAATALIRLLHQHHDQPERIVGSKFLALRFQALNGLGLSVGLALSAVRLY
- a CDS encoding o-succinylbenzoate synthase, producing MDLQLQIRPFRFALIQPLRTAAGVLRDRSGWLLRLESRGGRIGWGEVSPLDQALLPRCRRELETLPSPLTRETLEPLLPRLSGAIGFGLGGALAELDGLVGDRARRGWLMAPQGAELLPAGGLMLPHLDRLLEQRGRRRALTLKWKVAAEADGLERRWLEQLMERLPSTARLRLDANGGWDRTTALAWMRSLVGDARFAWLEQPLPPDDRDGLESLAEQGPVALDESLMRDPRLRETWPGWQVRRPAVDGDPRLLLRDLQEGMPQRMVSTAFETGIGRRWLHHLAALQMQGPTPAAPGLAPGWCPAGPLFCDDPQVVWEAAT